From Microbacterium sp. LWH11-1.2, one genomic window encodes:
- a CDS encoding L-serine ammonia-lyase, iron-sulfur-dependent, subunit alpha, which produces MTAYVSAFDLFSIGVGPSSSHTVGPMRAALAFAQRLDASGALDRVARIGSTLYGSLGATGIGHGTPDAVVAGLRGLSPETCDPAEVRSAWTAYTPGEPLRLNGVHEVAFAKEDIVFAPRTRLPGHPNAMTITAWDADGGVVAEDTYYSIGGGFIRRDGEEARLTTGSFPYAYTDAASLLALCDENGLSIAELARLNESSVRSEDEVAAGLDAIWNAMSACVDAGLHSDGVLPGMLKVKRRAGTIRAQLEESEADGHRELPGEWLGAFALAVNEENAAGGRVVTAPTNGAAGILPAVGMYWWRFMADSGLGAGNAVTPYGELVGSALLGFGAEASLVAVGAIDDPDALAEANRRRGIRRFLLTATALGSLFKANASISGAEGGCQAEVGSACAMAAGGLTAVMGGTNRQIENAAEIAMEHHLGLTCDPIGGLVQIPCIERNAIAASTAVTAARLALRGDGSHYVSLDAVVETMRQTGADMSTKYKETSEGGLAVNVIEC; this is translated from the coding sequence GTGACTGCGTATGTCTCGGCCTTCGACCTCTTCTCCATCGGAGTGGGACCTTCGAGCTCCCATACGGTCGGACCGATGAGGGCGGCTCTCGCCTTCGCGCAGCGGCTGGACGCGAGCGGCGCGCTGGACCGCGTCGCCCGTATCGGCAGCACGCTCTACGGCTCCCTCGGCGCGACCGGGATCGGCCACGGCACACCGGATGCCGTCGTCGCCGGGCTCCGCGGGCTCTCGCCGGAGACATGCGACCCCGCCGAAGTCCGCTCGGCGTGGACCGCCTACACGCCCGGCGAGCCGCTGAGGCTGAACGGCGTGCACGAGGTGGCCTTCGCGAAGGAGGACATCGTCTTCGCGCCGCGCACGCGCCTCCCCGGCCACCCGAACGCCATGACCATCACCGCGTGGGACGCCGACGGCGGCGTCGTCGCCGAAGACACCTACTACTCGATCGGCGGGGGCTTCATCCGCCGCGACGGTGAGGAGGCGAGGCTCACGACCGGCAGCTTCCCCTACGCGTACACGGATGCTGCGTCGCTGCTCGCCCTCTGCGACGAGAACGGGCTGTCGATCGCCGAGCTCGCGCGACTCAACGAGTCCTCGGTGCGAAGCGAGGACGAGGTCGCCGCGGGGCTCGATGCGATCTGGAACGCGATGTCCGCCTGTGTCGACGCGGGGCTGCATTCCGACGGCGTCCTGCCGGGGATGCTGAAGGTGAAGCGTCGCGCCGGCACGATCCGCGCGCAGCTCGAGGAGTCCGAAGCCGACGGGCACCGTGAGCTCCCGGGCGAGTGGCTCGGTGCCTTCGCTCTGGCCGTCAACGAGGAGAACGCGGCCGGCGGTCGCGTCGTCACCGCTCCGACCAACGGTGCCGCGGGCATCCTCCCGGCGGTCGGCATGTACTGGTGGCGGTTCATGGCCGACTCCGGGCTCGGAGCCGGCAATGCCGTCACCCCCTACGGAGAGCTGGTCGGCAGCGCCCTCCTCGGCTTCGGCGCGGAGGCCTCGCTGGTCGCGGTCGGCGCGATCGACGACCCCGACGCCCTCGCGGAGGCGAACCGCCGCCGCGGCATCCGTCGTTTCCTGCTGACGGCGACGGCTCTCGGATCGCTCTTCAAGGCGAACGCGTCGATCTCGGGGGCGGAGGGCGGATGCCAGGCCGAGGTCGGCTCCGCGTGCGCGATGGCGGCCGGCGGCCTCACCGCGGTGATGGGCGGCACGAACCGCCAGATCGAGAACGCGGCCGAGATCGCGATGGAGCACCACCTCGGCCTCACCTGCGACCCGATCGGCGGGCTCGTGCAGATCCCGTGCATCGAGCGCAACGCGATCGCCGCCTCGACTGCGGTCACCGCCGCGCGGCTCGCGCTGCGCGGCGACGGCAGCCACTACGTGTCGCTGGATGCCGTCGTCGAGACGATGCGTCAGACCGGGGCCGATATGTCGACCAAGTACAAGGAGACCAGCGAGGGCGGCCTCGCGGTCAACGTCATCGAGTGCTGA